In Paracoccus aerodenitrificans, the following are encoded in one genomic region:
- the choX gene encoding choline ABC transporter substrate-binding protein, whose product MTRFAALLLTSAFALPAFAQEPESCQQVSFSDVGWTDITATTAVATTILDALGYETEIRVLSLPVTFTAMSTNDVDVFLGLWMPTMEADIAPYREAGTIEMIRVNLTGAKYTLATNKAGADLGITDFSAIAEHQGELDGKIYGIEPGNDGNRLLIEMVAENQFGLGTFEVVESSEQGMLAQVARETGSGNPIVFLGWEPHPMNSQFELTYLEGGDDVFGPNLGGAEVRTTTRAGFVADCPNVGKFLQNLEFSLEMENEIMGAILNDGERPEDAATSWLKENPDAASIWLEGVTAQDGRDAVEVLTAALEG is encoded by the coding sequence ATGACCCGCTTCGCCGCTTTGCTGCTGACTTCAGCATTCGCCCTGCCCGCCTTCGCGCAGGAACCGGAATCCTGCCAGCAGGTCAGTTTCTCGGATGTGGGCTGGACCGATATCACCGCAACCACGGCTGTTGCGACGACGATCCTTGATGCGCTCGGCTATGAGACCGAGATCAGGGTTCTCTCGCTGCCGGTCACATTTACGGCCATGTCCACCAATGATGTCGATGTCTTCCTCGGTCTGTGGATGCCGACAATGGAAGCCGATATCGCCCCCTATCGCGAAGCCGGCACGATCGAGATGATACGCGTCAATCTGACCGGCGCGAAATATACGCTGGCCACCAACAAGGCAGGGGCGGATTTGGGCATCACGGATTTCTCTGCCATTGCCGAACATCAGGGTGAGCTGGACGGAAAGATCTACGGGATCGAGCCGGGCAATGACGGCAACCGCCTGCTGATCGAAATGGTGGCCGAAAACCAGTTCGGTCTGGGCACGTTCGAGGTGGTGGAATCCTCGGAGCAGGGCATGCTGGCGCAGGTCGCCCGCGAAACCGGCAGCGGCAATCCGATCGTCTTCCTCGGCTGGGAACCGCATCCGATGAACAGCCAGTTCGAGCTGACCTATCTGGAAGGTGGCGATGACGTGTTCGGCCCCAACCTGGGCGGCGCAGAGGTCCGCACGACCACGCGCGCAGGCTTTGTCGCGGACTGCCCGAATGTCGGAAAATTCCTGCAAAATCTCGAATTCTCGCTTGAGATGGAAAACGAGATCATGGGCGCAATCCTGAATGACGGGGAAAGGCCCGAGGATGCGGCGACTTCCTGGCTGAAGGAAAACCCTGACGCGGCCAGCATCTGGCTGGAGGGCGTGACGGCGCAGGACGGTCGCGACGCGGTCGAGGTGCTGACTGCGGCGCTGGAAGGCTGA
- a CDS encoding DUF6389 family protein, protein MINEVDEYKRVLLAILRAHTSTALSMLQSINRCLPEKTRSVRIMVHVPQDAEGMFSVVVHLDGPDLFVLNKAIGDFRYLFDVRVVNGAITPDVPLFDPFDQPFSVNDAIVDIAMVWVKELWATFGGMKVHLPVTIEGEDGFGSTPTISLTV, encoded by the coding sequence GTGATTAATGAAGTTGATGAATACAAGCGGGTTTTGCTCGCGATTCTTCGTGCCCATACAAGCACTGCTCTATCCATGTTGCAGTCGATAAACCGCTGTCTACCAGAGAAAACACGCAGTGTTCGGATCATGGTCCACGTGCCTCAAGACGCAGAGGGGATGTTTTCTGTCGTGGTACATCTCGATGGACCTGACCTATTTGTTCTCAATAAGGCCATCGGCGACTTTCGATATCTTTTTGATGTGCGGGTTGTTAACGGGGCAATCACGCCTGATGTCCCCCTATTCGATCCGTTTGATCAACCTTTCAGTGTGAACGACGCCATCGTGGATATCGCCATGGTTTGGGTGAAAGAATTGTGGGCAACCTTCGGCGGGATGAAGGTTCACCTGCCCGTCACCATAGAGGGAGAAGATGGTTTTGGAAGCACTCCAACAATTTCCCTCACCGTTTGA
- the dnaE gene encoding DNA polymerase III subunit alpha, protein MPESQPRFIHLRTHSEHSLLEGAVPVKKLVELTKAAGMPAVALTDTNAMFAGLEFSVKAMDSGIQPIIGCQWTLLVGDVYGPVVALAQNRQGWLNLMALSSAMYLRQGGDPWHITEEDLTSRSEGLILLTGGADGAVGRLLQAGHAAGVEALLRRLKDAFGDRLYVELTRHKDESGRIMATEAATEDSFIRLAYMLELPLVATNDVYFPKPEMYEAHDALICISERAYVDQSQPRRRLTPNHDFKSPEEMALLFADLPEAVDNTVEIARRCAFAVSRHKPILPRFADDEVEELRRQAKQGLEERLKVIPHAVSVEDYHKRLDFELGIIEQMGFPGYFLIVADFIKWAKDHDIPVGPGRGSGAGSLVAYALTITDLDPLRYSLLFERFLNPERVSMPDFDIDFCMDRREEVIRYVQDKYGAEKVGQIITFGALLSKAAVRDVGRVLQLPFGQVDRLSKMIPVEGVKPVSVTKAIAEEPRLREIRDKEEVVARLLDYAAKVEGLYRNASTHAAGVVIGDRPLDQLVPLYRDPASEMPATQFNMKWVEQAGLVKFDFLGLKTLTVIQNAVDLINGGGRPLHIAADGRKLYDPPEGAENQINAIPLDDKASYELFASARTVAVFQVESSGMMDALRRMKPTCIEDIVALVALYRPGPMENIPTYCEVKNGQRDLEPLHPSIDHILEETQGIIVYQEQVMQIAQVMAGYSLGGADLLRRAMGKKIAEEMAKERPKFIKGSVENGVDEKKAGEVFDLLEKFANYGFNKSHAAAYAVVSYQTAWLKANHPVEFMAGVMNCDIHLTEKLSVYKRELDRMEIEVVPPCVNRSGATFTVKEGRIHYALGALKGVGVEAMRAIETVRGDQPFADMVDFARRVDLRRVGKRALEMMARAGAFDLLDDNRARVMASLDGLVAFSGASHDQAASNQSSLFGGGEDLPPPRPVLAQIWLPSERLGQEHQAIGFYLSGHPIDDYLPALRRIEVNTLAEIRAAAAAGPLVTYIAGTVSSRQEKKSAKGNRFAFIGASDPTGLYEAVVFSDVLEASREHLEPGSNVVMQVQVEPQGDEVKMLARSVVPLEQAIANVGPAELVLQIGESVDFPVLQDTLVGLDEDRGRRGKLILRIHEGDEVYDIEVTDRAPVGPSARQRYRVVPGVLDVVEQ, encoded by the coding sequence ATGCCAGAAAGTCAGCCGCGATTCATTCATCTCCGTACGCATTCCGAGCACTCGCTTCTGGAAGGGGCGGTTCCGGTCAAGAAGCTTGTTGAACTGACGAAGGCAGCGGGAATGCCCGCAGTGGCGCTGACCGATACGAACGCCATGTTCGCCGGGCTGGAGTTCAGCGTGAAGGCGATGGATTCGGGGATCCAGCCGATTATCGGCTGCCAGTGGACGCTGCTTGTAGGGGATGTTTATGGACCCGTCGTCGCGCTTGCGCAGAACCGGCAGGGCTGGCTGAACCTGATGGCGCTGTCCTCGGCGATGTATCTGCGGCAGGGCGGCGATCCGTGGCATATCACCGAGGAGGATCTGACCTCGCGTTCAGAAGGGCTGATCCTGCTGACCGGCGGGGCTGACGGTGCGGTGGGCAGACTGCTTCAGGCGGGCCATGCGGCGGGGGTAGAGGCGCTGCTGCGCCGTCTGAAAGACGCTTTCGGCGATAGGCTTTATGTCGAGCTGACCCGCCACAAGGACGAATCCGGCCGGATCATGGCGACCGAGGCGGCGACCGAGGACAGTTTCATCCGGCTGGCCTATATGCTGGAACTGCCTCTGGTGGCGACGAATGATGTCTATTTCCCCAAACCCGAGATGTATGAGGCGCATGACGCGCTGATCTGCATTTCGGAACGTGCCTATGTGGATCAGTCCCAGCCCCGCCGCCGCCTGACCCCGAACCATGATTTCAAATCGCCCGAGGAAATGGCGCTTCTGTTCGCCGATCTTCCCGAGGCCGTCGACAACACCGTCGAAATCGCCCGCCGCTGCGCTTTTGCCGTCAGCCGCCATAAGCCGATCCTGCCTCGCTTCGCCGATGACGAGGTTGAGGAATTGCGCCGTCAGGCCAAGCAGGGGCTTGAAGAGCGGCTGAAGGTCATCCCCCACGCCGTCAGCGTCGAGGATTACCACAAGCGGCTGGATTTCGAACTTGGCATTATCGAGCAGATGGGTTTCCCCGGCTATTTCCTGATCGTTGCCGATTTCATCAAATGGGCCAAGGATCACGATATTCCGGTCGGACCGGGCAGGGGGTCCGGCGCGGGGTCTTTGGTGGCCTATGCTCTGACGATCACCGATCTGGACCCGCTGCGCTATTCCCTGCTGTTCGAGCGGTTCCTGAACCCGGAACGGGTCAGCATGCCCGACTTCGACATCGATTTCTGCATGGATCGCCGGGAAGAGGTGATCCGCTATGTGCAGGATAAATACGGCGCTGAAAAAGTCGGCCAGATCATTACTTTCGGTGCGCTGCTGTCCAAGGCCGCTGTGCGCGATGTGGGCCGGGTGCTGCAACTGCCCTTCGGTCAGGTGGACCGGCTGTCGAAGATGATCCCGGTCGAAGGCGTGAAGCCGGTCAGCGTCACCAAGGCCATCGCCGAGGAACCCCGCCTGCGCGAGATCCGCGACAAGGAAGAGGTCGTCGCGCGGCTTCTGGACTATGCCGCCAAGGTGGAAGGGCTGTACCGCAACGCCTCGACCCATGCTGCGGGGGTGGTGATCGGCGACCGTCCTCTGGATCAGCTTGTGCCGCTGTATCGTGATCCGGCCTCGGAAATGCCCGCGACGCAATTCAATATGAAATGGGTCGAACAGGCCGGGTTGGTGAAGTTCGACTTTCTGGGTCTGAAAACCCTGACGGTCATCCAGAACGCGGTGGATCTGATCAATGGCGGCGGGCGGCCCCTGCATATCGCCGCCGATGGACGCAAGCTTTACGACCCGCCCGAGGGCGCGGAAAACCAGATCAACGCCATCCCGCTGGATGACAAGGCCAGCTATGAGCTGTTCGCTTCAGCGCGCACCGTGGCCGTGTTCCAGGTGGAAAGCTCGGGCATGATGGACGCGCTGCGGCGCATGAAGCCGACCTGTATCGAGGATATCGTGGCACTTGTGGCGCTGTATCGTCCCGGCCCGATGGAGAACATCCCGACCTATTGCGAGGTCAAGAACGGGCAGCGCGATCTGGAACCGCTGCATCCATCCATCGACCATATCCTTGAGGAAACGCAGGGCATCATCGTCTATCAGGAACAGGTGATGCAGATCGCGCAGGTCATGGCGGGTTACAGCCTTGGCGGCGCCGACCTGCTGCGCCGCGCGATGGGCAAGAAAATCGCCGAGGAAATGGCGAAGGAACGCCCGAAATTCATCAAGGGCAGCGTTGAAAATGGCGTGGATGAGAAGAAGGCAGGCGAAGTCTTTGACCTGCTGGAAAAATTCGCGAATTACGGCTTCAACAAATCCCACGCGGCGGCTTATGCCGTCGTGTCCTATCAGACCGCATGGCTGAAGGCGAACCACCCGGTCGAGTTCATGGCAGGCGTCATGAATTGCGATATCCACCTGACCGAGAAGCTGAGCGTCTATAAACGCGAACTCGACCGCATGGAAATCGAGGTCGTGCCGCCCTGCGTCAACCGCTCGGGCGCGACCTTCACGGTCAAGGAGGGGCGCATCCATTACGCGCTCGGTGCGCTGAAAGGCGTCGGGGTTGAGGCGATGCGGGCCATTGAGACCGTGCGCGGCGATCAGCCCTTCGCCGATATGGTCGATTTCGCCCGCCGCGTCGATCTGCGCCGCGTCGGCAAGCGGGCGCTTGAGATGATGGCGCGGGCAGGGGCGTTTGATCTGCTGGACGATAATCGCGCTCGGGTCATGGCCTCGCTTGACGGGCTGGTGGCGTTTTCCGGGGCCAGCCACGATCAGGCGGCGTCGAACCAGTCATCCCTGTTTGGCGGGGGCGAGGATCTGCCGCCGCCGCGCCCGGTTCTGGCGCAGATCTGGCTGCCATCCGAAAGGCTGGGGCAGGAGCATCAGGCGATCGGGTTCTATCTGTCGGGCCATCCCATCGACGATTATCTGCCCGCGCTGCGCCGGATCGAGGTCAACACACTTGCCGAAATCCGCGCAGCCGCCGCGGCGGGGCCGCTGGTGACCTATATCGCGGGCACGGTGTCCTCACGGCAGGAAAAGAAATCCGCCAAGGGCAATCGTTTTGCCTTTATCGGGGCGTCTGATCCGACCGGGCTATATGAGGCCGTGGTGTTCTCCGACGTGCTGGAAGCCAGCCGGGAACATCT